From Populus trichocarpa isolate Nisqually-1 chromosome 19, P.trichocarpa_v4.1, whole genome shotgun sequence, a single genomic window includes:
- the LOC7475777 gene encoding immune-associated nucleotide-binding protein 9 — translation MGGSAMDDDWEFASPSNGARTIVLVGRTGNGKSATGNSILGRKAFKSRASSSGVTSSCELQRTVLRDGQIINVIDTPGLFDFSAGSEFVGREIVKCINMAKDGIHAVLVVFSVRTRFSQEEEAALRSLQTLFGSKILDYMIVVFTGGDELEDNDETLEDYLGRECPQPLKEVLTLCENRRVLFNNKTKDVLKGVEQVQELLSLVNRVIEQNGGQPYSDELFAEIQKGEMNFRGQQEEVDSLKGNFSIGEISELQEQMKRQYEDQLKRVTDMVEMKLKEATGNLERRLAEEQAARLRAEESAQLEQRKSNEEIRMLRERLEKAHEELRNKGGCAIL, via the exons ATGGGTGGAAGTGCAATGGATGACGATTGGGAGTTTGCTTCACCATCAAATGGGGCTCGAACAATTGTTTTAGTTGGACGCACAGGCAATGGAAAAAGTGCGACTGGTAACAGTATTCTTGGAAGAAAGGCCTTCAAGTCAAGGGCTAGCTCATCCGGTGTTACCAGTAGTTGTGAATTGCAGAGAACTGTACTGAGAGATGGTCAGATTATCAATGTCATTGATACTCCTG GACTTTTTGATTTTTCTGCCGGATCTGAATTTGTTGGCAGAGAAATTGTCAAATGTATTAATATGGCAAAGGATGGGATCCATGCTGTCCTAGTAGTTTTCTCAGTTAGGACCCGCTTTtcacaagaagaagaagcagcccTTCGCAGCTTACAAACTTTGTTTGGAAGTAAGATACTTGACTACATGATTGTAGTCTTCACTGGGGGAGATGAGCTTGAAGATAATGATGAGACTTTAGAAGACTATTTGGGTCGCGAGTGTCCACAGCCTTTAAag GAAGTTCTCACACTGTGTGAAAATCGACGAGttctttttaataacaaaactaaAGATGTACTTAAGGGAGTTGAGCAGGTGCAGGAGCTTCTATCCCTTGTAAACAGAGTCATAGAACAAAATGGAGGCCAACCATACAGTGACGAATTATTTGCTGAAATACAG AAAGGGGAAATGAACTTCCGTGGTCAACAAGAAGAGGTTGATTCCTTGAAAGGGAATTTTTCTATAGGAGAAATATCAGAGTTGCAGGAGCAGATGAAAAGGCAATATGAAGATCAATTGAAACGAGTAACTGATATG GTTGAGATGAAGCTTAAAGAGGCAACTGGTAATCTTGAGCGGCGGTTAGCAGAAGAGCAAGCTGCACGATTACGGGCAGAAGAGAGCGCACAATTAGAGCAAAGGAAATCAAACGAAGAAATTCGCATGCTTAGAGAGAGGCTAGAGAAGGCTCACGAGGAGCTCCGCAATAAGGGAGGCTGTGCCATTCTATGA
- the LOC7455270 gene encoding putative methylesterase 14, chloroplastic, with amino-acid sequence MGNHFTCMTKKDTRDNHGSRSKRMGRSQRKLLAEEELLHRQALSMALQQHQLSQRFDGSMSRRIGSTSSRRRNLSDPFSNGKQVPDFLENINVKKFVLVHGEGFGAWCWYKTIALLEEAGLFPIAIDLTGSGIDLADTSSVTTLAEYSKPLISYLENLPEDEQVFLVGHSSGGACVSYALEHFPKKISKAIFLCATMVSDGQRPFDVFAEELGSAERFMQESQFLIYGNGKDKPPTAFMFEKQQMKGLYFNQSPTKDVALAMVSMRPIPLGPIMEKLSLSPEKYGTGRRFFIQTLDDRALSPDVQEKLVRDNPPERVFKIKGSDHCPFFSKPQSLHKMLLEIAQIP; translated from the exons ATGGGTAATCATTTTACTTGCATGACAAAGAAGGACACTAGAGATAATCATGGATCAAGAAGCAAGAGAATGGGCAGGTCTCAGAGGAAGTTGTTGGCAGAGGAAGAGCTCTTGCATAGACAAGCTTTATCTATGGCACTACAACAGCACCAATTGTCTCAGAGATTTGATGGATCCATGTCCAGGAGGATTGGCTCCACTAGCTCTAGAAGAAGAAATCTCTCTGATCCTTTCTCTAATGGAAAACAG GTGCCTGACTTTTTGGAGAATATAAACGTAAAGAAGTTTGTTCTGGTGCATGGAGAAGGTTTTGGAGCATGGTGTTGGTACAAAACTATTGCTTTATTAGAGGAAGCAGGATTGTTTCCCATTGCCATAGATCTAACAGGATCAGGCATTGATCTGGCAGATACATCCAGTGTCACAACATTGGCAGAATACTCAAAACCATTGATTAGTTATTTAGAAAACTTGCCTGAGGATGAGCAG GTTTTTTTGGTTGGCCATAGTAGTGGAGGTGCCTGCGTCTCTTATGCACTTGAGCATTTCCCCAAAAAGATCTCGAAAGCTATTTTTCTCTGTGCTACAATGGTGTCTGATGGTCAGAGGCCTTTTGATGTGTTTGCTGAAGAG CTTGGATCTGCAGAACGTTTTATGCAAGAATCACAGTTTTTGATTTATGGAAATGGTAAAGACAAGCCTCCTACAGCATTCATGTTTGAGAAACAGCAAATGAAAGGTTTATATTTCAACCAATCACCAACAAAG GATGTTGCGTTGGCCATGGTTTCAATGAGACCTATTCCACTTGGTCCCATCATGGAGAAGCTATCATTGTCCCCTGAAAAATATGGAACTGGTCGGCGGTTCTTCATTCAGACACTGGATGATCGTGCTCTTTCACCAGATGTCCAAGAAAAGCTAGTGAGAGACAATCCACCAGAAAGAGTCTTCAAGATTAAAGGAAGTGATCACTGCCCATTCTTTTCAAAGCCTCAGTCCCTGCATAAAATGTTGCTGGAGATTGCTCAAATTCCATAG